The nucleotide sequence TCAAAAGGTTGACTTTTAGGGATGCAATCCAAAAATTTAAGGATATCACCATATGATAAAGATATTATATCAAAAATATATTGACGCTGTCACTTACCTTCAGATTTTATGAAAGCTATATGAAACTCATTAGGACTGGAAACACCATAACtatcttaaaagaaaaaatagaccGGAAACAAATTCAGATAGTAATCAAATATTTATGTACCTATAGCCATATATGCTTTACCTTGAAAGGACAAGTATTAATTGGATGGTAAAACTTGTATCCACATCCAAATGTATTAGAAATTGGAAATAAATCCATAAGGATATTAACCAAACCATTTTCACCGTGTTGTGATCCTTAGAAACATTACTAAATCAAGTCTGTTTGCAGCTCATGTAAAGGACATGAGCATTGCACTCTATCGAATCTTTAAGCAGCACAAGAATAAAAGAATTAAACATAATTTATAACTCCTTTGGTCTGCATGCTATCTCTATTTTTCATTTAATACCAATGACACTACAGATGCGAGTTCTATTCCACATCGTGAAAGTCCTACAGTCTTCCCAAGTTATTCCACCTCCTATTCCATAGAATATGGTGATTTCATGATCAAAACACGAAATTTTGTAATGCAAGCTCAATTAAGATCTTCATGATGCAAAAAATCCATTAAAAACTGTACATAAAAGTGAACTGAAAAGAATaccgaaaaaagaaaaagcaagagCATAATTGTCAACCCCATCTCTGACAAAATTGTATGGATCTAATATTCTCCTTGCATGCGATCCAATATCTGCTGTATTGATTGATATAAAGCAGTACTTGACTGCTGGCTTTTTGACTTCATGCACATTGGAATACCATGAAAACTGGTGCAGCATCTCACTTGCTCTGCTGCCTTTCAGAATATTCATCATTTTGAAAGCCAATAAATAATTAGGAACAAAGTGCAAGCTGCTATGACTGCAGATAGAATAAGTGTGTCCTTGGAGCGCTTCCTTCTAATGGCACCTGCAAGTACAAAAGCAGCAGTAAGGACCGACCATAtaataagcacaaaaagaatTTAAGAACAGGATGTCTGAATACCAAGAAGGCCTCGAATTATAGGAAATTTGTCACCCAGCTGCTTGACTTTTCCCTGAACATTCCCAAACAAAGCCCTTTGTGTGCCCAGAACTGATCTTGTGCCTTGTGCTTGACCAATCACCTCATCAATCTAGGTAAAAGTAATTAGTTAGAATACATGAAGTAGTCTGATTAATGCAGGAGAGACTGGTCTAGGGACAAAGTCTATCAGAAAGGATTACAATTGCTCATTCCATACGAAGAGAATCAAAGCAATGCTTTCAATAGATTAAAAAGTTGTTCTTATTGGAAGGTGCAATGAATAGTTTGAGCGCAGAAATTTAGAACAAGAATAGTGGAGGTTATACACATATGCAAAACTATCAGCACATAAGCTTGCGACACATAAAGATCTACAAACAAATTGATAGAATAAAGTTTCTTTAATATCCAAGCTATTAATTATTCCTACAATACCTCAGTTCTGTCAATGTCCAAATAAATAATAATCATGGTGGAAGTCAATCAGGTTTCTGATAGACTTTATCATCAAGCTAGCTGTCACCTtcaaccttttttttaattaaaaaaaagagtaatttaatgaaaaacccACCAAGCAACAAGTGCACATTTaatacaagaaaaatggataatTTGCCCTCAAACTAGTTAGAATTTATCAAATGCAAAATTTAAGATCATGCCCAAAAAGGCACATGAGAAACTAGCCCCAACTCAACACCCTGGCCCCATGAGCCAAGTAATTGGGAATTTCATGGCCACAACCACAGGCCCAGTGGCATTGGGCCACATAACACATCATCTGGGCAATCACATGTTTATACAAGACGCTACTTGAATAATTGCTGATCAGAAACACGAAAATATATTGACTTGTCCTGTACATGCATCAGTATCTTGAAGGGGATGGATGTTTGCGGTTTCTTCTGTCAGAGAGAGCATTGAATTAGGACTCCCATTGGCTTCACACCTGGAGCTAAGAACCTGTTTTGCTCGGCCATGAAACTCTAAGTTCATCTATAGTACAGTCATTTGTATCCCTTAAGAGGGAGACACACTTTTACACATGGTGAACCCCCCAAAAAGATCAAATTGATAATAAAACAGCTAATATCCCAAGCTTGTTCTAAGTTGGAGAAATCCTAATGTCTGATTGTAATTGCTGGACCATGGATGTTAAAACTTTCTCCCCACCAGTTACTTGATAACCCAAAATGGCATCAACCTTGTTCACTTTAAATAGGGATGGAAGATTCTCTAACACTATCGATTGTTTTGGATCCAGGTCCGGTTGATCCAAAAATTGATCATCTGATTTATGTGACACTGTGAGCTTCAATTATAACAAAAAACCAACACTGTCAAAATGGAAAGACATCTAAACtaaaacattcaaacttcaaaaGATTTACTTGGAATACCAGAAAACAAATAATATGGAATTAATATATCGataaatctattttataatAATTGTACAGCtacaataacaaaagaaaatgctGTTCTTTGAGTAGAGTGTACAACTAACATCTGTTTCATCCTAAAGATTTATACAATTTACATCAAAAAGACATACCTGATTTATGCTTCCATGAATTGAAGCTCTCTCCCTCAACAAATGTACTCCGGGTGACATGCTGCCAGATGCCTGTTTGAAGTCACTAAGGTTAATCAAATATCACATTAGAATTAACTATaaaacaaataacacaaatcaCAACTGTTGCTCACCTTTGATTCACTGATATCACTTTTAACAGAGTTGAGAAGCTCAGCATGCTCCATCATGGAATTTAAGTTTCCCTTTGTTCTTCTAAATTCCTAAGCAGATGATTCCAACAGTAGAAATTACATCGGGTTGCCACTAAAGCACTATATATTCCTTTGAAAAATGATCAAACAAAcacataaaatctaaaaaatagtGGAACAGACATCTCTGTCTGTCACCCATTTACTAAATTTTGTTGTTGATATGGTAGTACCAGAATTGAATTGCAGCACTGCTTTAGTCTCCAAAATGAAGCAGCAAGTTGATTACATCAAGGTTTGGGTCAAAAAAACCCAAACTTGAACTcgacttgtttattaaataggtcaagaTTTGAAACCTAAACCTGTTATGTTTAATAAGCAGGTAATCTGACTCAACCtgcttaacctatttaataaacaggtcataCCGAGTTAGGTCCAACTTGTTATTAGAGTCATCTAGCCTTCCCTAAACTATATGGTGCTGGCTTTATGAATTCACATAAACCAAGATTCTTATTTTGAGCTAACTTTGATGTTCTCCTACTTCTTTTGCAGTGGAGACCTGAATGCCAAGTATGACTCGTAATAATCTATCCTCCGGGGAATACGACGATTCGTTCGCTGTCTGAGGCGTTAATTTACCTACTAAAATATCACCTGTTTCTACCCAAGATCCCAGCATAACGATTCCATTTCTGTCTAAATTTCGGAGTAAATGAGTCTCGAGATGCGGTATTTCCTTAGTAATTCTTTCAGGGCCCTGGCTTGTCACATGAGTCTGAATTTCATATTTCCGGATGTGAAAAGAAGTATAGGTCTTCCCTCCTCTTCCCACATCCTTTAACAAATTAATGTAACCCCTCCTTACCAGGTCCTCCTCCAACCTTTGTGTAAATTCTAATATTATCTCAGTTGACTCTCCATTACTTTGCCAATTTGTGCAACTCGTACAAACTAACATTACCCCTCTTTAAGGGAGCCAATTCCAATCTTTATTGTAGATTCCAATATTATCTTAGCTGACTCTCCATTTCTTTGTCCGAGTTTGTGCAACTCATACAACTCCTCTAATATATTCATTTCTCATACCATCTTTCTAGTTTTACCACACATTCATCTCAAAATTCTCATTTATGTTACATTAAACTTTTATCTTTGGAGCCCTTTTATTACTCAACACTATGAGCCATGTAGCATTGCAAGCCTTACTGTTGTTCTAtaagattttcttttaaattgacaAGGTATTCATTGATCATATGATAAACATTGATCACTTAAAATCATAGAAGCACCTTTCCATTTCATCCAACAAGCTCTAACTCTATGACACATATCTTAGGCCATTGCTTTGTGCATAAgatcataaataataaaattgaacAGTATATTATATCATTTGCCCATCCATCTTACCAGAACCTCATCTTCATTTCTATTTGTCGCTAAAATTGTATTTTCTATATTctatgttgctgattttttacgCCTTTATCCTCTAAGGCTTTCTTTGAATTATCCAATTTAGCATCAGATAGTGTTCTTTTCTTATCAATCAACATTTCATTATCTACAAAAAAAGATACTAGGGCGGTATATCTTCTTGATTATCAGCAATAAGTACACTTATAATCGCATAAAAGACATGGGTTTCAcatcataaaaagataattgaaaTATCCAATTTCTAAGACTAGCACCTATATGAGTATCCTACAAATATAACAAGAgacataagatgtaaatactATCCAATGCAGtgaaatttattaaaatgaaataaaaatgaacATTGTAAATAGGTCCTTCTACAACAAAAAATTATATACAGTAGGCTACTACAATGAACATTGGTAGAAATGGGGCATTCTAATAAAAAGGGATTGACATGTGCAATAACTAGATTCTGTTTATGTATTTATGTGTGTTTGTGCACCTGGGCACCCATGTgtgcatgcacatgcatgcaAACACACATGCAGATATATATTTGCAGGGAGCAAATACTTGCCAAACTTTGATGGGAGGTTTTCATAAGGTTGATCCATTGAGGTCTGGTAGCAAAAGATTCCCAAATTTCAATAGGTCATGCCTTGATCCTATTGATGACACCAGAAGATGGTATAAGGCTTGTTGATTAAAGTAAAATTAGTGCTGACTGCTTAAGGTAATCTGACAAAGCAGATTAAACAAGCAACCAAGTTAAAGTGAAAGAATTCTCACCTGTGTGAATTCATGAAGTATGTCTCTGTGCCTTGCAAGCTTTTGGGTTACAGAAGTGGTAGGTGCTGCCGACGGAGCACATCGACTCATTCCATCATTAACATCCAGTAGCTTCTCTAGTAAAGACTGGATTTCTATTTCCATAGACTTCCATGATCTGCTAGATACAACAGGTGAACTATTGTCTGCATAACCTGAAACATTAAATGGTTTCTGAATAAGAAGATTGCCTTAACCGAATGTCCCTGGAAATTTATATCTGCAAGCATTACCAACCAATCATCACATCAGTACGATGGCATTTatcatacaaaaagaaaaagaaaaagaaaaagaaaaggaaagaaagttcTTGTTAGCTTACAACCTAGTATTGGTCAGAAAAAATAACGTGAAGTTAAAACACTTATTCGAACAAAATCATTTATCATCTTGAAATTTTAGAAACTTAAACTTGAAAGAATCATCCCAGAAGCACGTGACTCCATTATGAGATTAAGCACTGCTCAGATAAGTTAGACTTGTTTTGGTGCCTGTTCAAGACAAGCATGGAAACAAGACCCTGCTGACAATTCTAGCTATAAACTGAACAATGGAGACCTCTCTGAGACTATTTAGAAAATATGTATGGGTATTCATTGTAGATTTCATCGTAACATAAAATCAAAGTTGTATGCAGCACCGAAGGGAGACATCTAACCTTATTGCTGGAAGTTTACATCTAACACAAATACGACGAGTTCACTGCTGCAATAagtagaagaaaagaagaaagagcagTAAGAGACCTAAAACAACAAAACAACTACTAACAGCAGCTTACATCATTTTCTCTCACACTATTAACAATAACAAATAAAACCAGACTTAATCGTTGTTAGAATGAATATAAGCAAACTTATTTTACTTCACTAGGCCTCTACCTATCTCTCCACATCTCCACTTTGCTCTATAGGAAAGTTATATTAAATATTCCTTAACTGAGAAACTATTAAATTGCATCTTCATATTACCAAAACATCAGCATTAGACTTGGCCAAAAT is from Phoenix dactylifera cultivar Barhee BC4 chromosome 18, palm_55x_up_171113_PBpolish2nd_filt_p, whole genome shotgun sequence and encodes:
- the LOC103710717 gene encoding Golgi SNAP receptor complex member 1-2-like, whose translation is MGDSSLDLQESGWEELRKEARKIEGDLDVRLSSYAKLGARFTHSSGYADNSSPVVSSRSWKSMEIEIQSLLEKLLDVNDGMSRCAPSAAPTTSVTQKLARHRDILHEFTQEFRRTKGNLNSMMEHAELLNSVKSDISESKASGSMSPGVHLLRERASIHGSINQIDEVIGQAQGTRSVLGTQRALFGNVQGKVKQLGDKFPIIRGLLGAIRRKRSKDTLILSAVIAACTLFLIIYWLSK